Genomic DNA from Epinephelus moara isolate mb chromosome 24, YSFRI_EMoa_1.0, whole genome shotgun sequence:
tacagtatgaaaaataaattagagCTGCCTCCTCTGTGTGGTTTTCTTTCTATACAGGAAATACCAATTGGTCAATACACACAGGAAAAGCCGTAATTGAACTAACGGTCATGCAGATGATAACGTCCAAATGTCCATGACTGAAACATGACTGGGATCGTGCGGTTGATGAGGCAGCTGACCTCACAGGATGTGTCTGTAATACAAGGGAGGGCATTGTCTCTCCCGCTTGTGAGAGCCGGAGAGGGGAGGCTATTTTTACATGAATACCAAGTTGAGGAATGCAGCGCCGAACCGTTGGTCGCAGTCATTGCAAACAGCTGCAAGTTGCACAAACCCCTCCTTCCTCTACCCCTCCTAGAGCGAGGAGTCAGAGCAGTCGAACAGGATTGGGCAGCGCTGATATCATCGTTTTTGCCTTTGCTACGTTGTCAGGAAGTTGGGAGTCTGATGCAACTGGTGCTTACTGTGAGAAAGAAAAGGGGTCCTACTACAAGGTCATTTAACATCACTTTTACTATGTCTGTTTGTAATCCATTTCTTAACAATATTAAGCATTTTTTTGTGAAGAAGAActtgtttaaattaaatttgggTCACACCACTGTTGCTTTTTTATGAGAGCTCCACGCCCTCTTCCAACTTAGTGTCAACATGTATTGCTCAGCCCAGGCGTCatgcaataaaaacacacactctcagctcCTCAAAAACTTTATTTGAGACATACAACAGAAGCATGAttttaagagatttttttttttattcataagGTTTCTCCTTCGGTGCAAAAAAATAAGTTACCCATAACAGCTGTTATTATAATAGAACatgacattttcattaaaataacGCCCTGTGGCCGTCTTGTGCTGCTGAATTCTGTGTGTTGGGGTGCGGGGGTTTCTGCCATCTCTGATGTGGTTTGGAGGTGAGCACTGACATCTGCTGGTTTAACACTGTAACTGTCCCCTCCAGGATGAACAAATTGATTGGGGAAAGCAGGAGCTGACAACTGCAGATATTCAGCAGAAGGTGAAGGAATACAACGCTCAAATCAACAGCAATCTGTTCATGAACGTGGTGAGTAGTGATGACGCTCTACAAATCCATGGATTTTAATGTAAAGGCATTTTTCCTTCAGGGTAACTTTTGTTACTTTTCCCAACAGAACAAGGATGGTTCCTATACTGGCTTCATCAAAGTGCAGTTCAAGTTGGCGCGTCCTGTGTCAGTTCCACCTCCAAAGAAAGGAGGTCACGATGCTGCAGGGAGGAGGGCTAGCGGAGTGAAGCGCCGCACCTCTTTCTACCTTCCAAAGGATGCGTCCAAGCACCTGCACATAAGCTCTCGCACTTCTGCTCGTGAGGTCATCGAGGCTTTGTTGAAAAAGTTTACCGTGGTGGACAATCCTGGAAAGTTTGCTCTGTTTGAGCGCAGCGAGCGTCATGACCAAGGTATTACTCCTGTTTTTTTATGCTCACATGCTCAACTCCTGCAGTGTTATTCACTTATTTTACCAAATGCTGTACACTAAATTGAGTCTTTTTGTTTGCCTCTTTCAGTTTATGTTCGCAAGGTGTCTGACAATGAGCACCCCCTCCGTCTGCGTCTGTGTGCTGGGCCCAATGAGAAAGTCCTCAGCTTTGTTCTGAAGGAGAATGAAACTGGAGAAGTCAATGTGAGTGCAGCATGAACATAAGAATGAAGCCAGAGATATACTTACTTTTAACTACGTGTGCCCATGATGGCTGCCTCGTGTTTCCTATTTTCCATTTGAGCTTTGGTTGTGCACATGCTCAGTAATTAACACTCCACGTCTGCAAGTACAGCAGGGGCAATGTGTTGATCTGACAGGGTCAGGGGTCACTAGGCACATCAGCTACGACAACAGTGGCGGAAAGTTGTGAAGACAAAGTAATAGACCAAGTCCACAATAACCTGCTTCACTATAATGTGTCATTGCCACAAGGCTTTTGCAGTGTCTATGGTTTCATAATTTCATACCTCGCTGAAATTTCAGTGGCGTATATGGTATATGACAGTATTTGTGTGTAGCGCTAACTACAATTCCACCAGTAGACACTGACATCTGGTGGTGCatgatgtgcactacatacaatacatCCTCAGTATAGCCTCTCCTATGAGTTTGCTAGAAAGATGAGCGTCAGTATTTTTTGCGGAAGCGAAAATCATACCATTTGGATTTCTAAATACTCTGGTATACCATGATACTGCCCAAGCCAAATTGTTGCTGAACATTGACAATCTTCAATGGCGCTGCTGTCACTCTTTCCGCTATAATGTCAGAATCAGCAGTATCCATGAGTGTGTGTCATATTGACATCACGCAAATACAGAGGTTCTATACAGTCCGAGACATGTGGTGTATGTAAGCAGGTATGTGAACACAGCCAGTTGTCTACTCTAAACGATGGTTAGAAAACAAGTTAATCCCTGATGTAATGGATCCAAACCATAGATTAATTGCACATAACCTAATGTGATTTTTCTCTCCTTCCAGTGGCATGCCTTCTCAATGCCTGAGCTGAAGAACTTCCTGCGCATTCTGCAGCGTGAAGAGGAGGAGCACGTCAAGCAGATAGTGCAGCGGTATGCTCTGGCCCGCACCAAGATGCGTGAGGCCCTGGCCGGCTCGACCCCTGGTTGAGACGACTCTGCAATCGGGGTTGAACATGCACCACTTGGCTGGACAATCACCTGAAGATGACAGTCATCGCTGCATCCAAAATCCCAGATAATGCAACTCAAAACGCCTCTTGTGTGAACgagagagtgagacagggcGCAagacaatgagagagagagagccggCGCGAATGTGCGTGTGAAGTGATGCGAGAGATGCGAAGTGCCTTACACCTGGAGAGTCTGATGTGCCTGAGAGAATGAGTTGAGAGAAGTGACGACTGGCGGATGAGACAGTGGTCGTATCCAGTAATGTCTTTTGCCAATGGGTGCCTTTTGATTATCCTGTTTACCTCAGCTGTGTCACTTTAActttaaagaaaatgtcaaagttTTTAGGTATGAAAGAATAGTCGAttttgcatttgtagatgcagtgCTTAAGTAAAGCCCCATGTTGCAATTGAGCTGATAATCACACTTCTGGAAGTTacattcctttttatttttccaatcaCAGCATTACTGCCAGGTTCAGATAAACGTTAACAACCCACCATGAAACCCATACTTAGTAACCGCCCTgttgacattttcatttattccttTAGAAAGTTAAATACACATCTGTTGCTGAAAGGTATTTGGATTTTCATTTGACCCAGGCTCAAAAATCTGCCACGTCCTCTCGACACCCCTGATGGGTGCaactctgtttttttattttaccgtCAAATTGTGAGTTTGACTGATGTATGGACATTTGTATGCAACTTTATGAATGTCGGAGAGCAGTGTCACTCTGGTTGACTGGAATCATGAATGAATATTGGTATACATGTGTTTCACTGGAAGCTGTTTGTCATTCCTtctatctttgtttttttctgtccttgAAAGAAAATGTCTAATGTTTCTCATTTTCACTATCATTGTATCCGTCTATGCACATATTTACATGTTGAAGCAATAACTCAAACTGTCGTGACAAATGTGCACTGCGTTCAGTAAAGAATTTCCCAGTTCAAataagtttttgtattttttcagaTATACATAAATGCAAAATTACATATGGGGGCTTAATGTATAAATATTAGCCCTAATTAACATGGCTTTTCTTACATACATGCCCCTGaaacaattaatattttaaCCCTTTACTTAAGATAAACATGATCTATCTTTACATGCTTTAACTGTGGAGGTGCCGCCTGTCTGTCAGATCAGCTGATCGCCTCAGCACACGGACCAAAacagctaacgctagctaacgGTAGCCGGTGGTTAAAGTTATGAAAGGACATGGCGATTTAACACCGTATGACAAGGTAGGATGTTGCCCGGAAACACGTTTGAGAGGACCGTGTCTTAACTGTGTATGGCAGAGATAACACCGCGTTTGTTTAGCAGAGATCGCTGCCTTGTTTATTTAGCTAGTTATCGTTTAGCCGTTGTTGCTAACCTGCGTCAGTGGCAgaagctaacaggctaactcACCTAAATATGCAGGTAtcgttagctacagttagccaGCTATTATTAGCCACATTAGCCTGCTACCAAGAGTGCTTTTGTGACTATGCGCTAGGTGTAAAACTACGGTTGTGTTTGCGCGTTTAAACGGTAATGTAATAAACGTTATGAATCATTACTTCCGTTCAAGGTTCGGTAGTTGTCTGGCCCAGTGTGTTAGCTTCGTGTAAGCTAGCATAACGTTTGAATAAAACGTCAGCGTTGACACTGTCAGGTTCAGAGAGCTGAAATGTTTATCGTCCTTTCATGAAGCTTGCCAACGGTTACTGTGTCAGCACCTGTGATTTAAATGCGCCTCTGAATCAAATACAAGGTAAAATTATCATTCATCACATTTACATTGGCGTCAACTGTGCATTAGTGCTAGTGTAGTACAGCCATTCATCAACAAAGTAGTTAACAGTCACCTACTAAACCAATGGTGCTCTACAGAAGGGAGCAGAGTTAGTCACACACCCAACTGAACACCACCAGGCAGAGAAAGTCAAATCTGATTGgcgctgtgtttttttctgtgtgcacTTCTACTTCCCAGATCCTGGCCTTGGTAAGGAACTGAGAGCATCTGGCCACCAACCAGATTGAAAGCTTTAAGTGGAGAATAACTATGTCTTATCTCTGAGAATGGGAGGAAGTGGATCCAAAGCCAAAGGTGTCTGGCCTTTCTCAGGCAGTGGAGCTGGAGGGGATACAGGCAGTGATGGGAACGAGCAGTCTCTGGCCCGTCTCAAAGGTTCCAGAAATGCCACACCATTTGTTTTTACCAGGAGGAGGTAAATAATACATGACTGCAAAATGGTAAAGGTTAAGGTCACCCAAATCACAACACATTTTCATATGTGTTCCTTGTGGAGGAGATAAAAATATCTGGGAATTATAATGTAGGCGAACGGCTATATTATAAAGGCATTTTACGCTTCTAGTATATAGCTGAAAGTAGAAATATGAAAAACGAGGGGAGAGCGAGATGGTAATGACACACAGTAAAGGTCTCTGGGTGGATGGAACTGGGTTAGCTGCAATTTCATGGTCAGTGGCCTTACCACTAGCTCACCAGGACGCCCTAAATGAAAATGGCCCCAATAAAAAATGTCTGCTTTGAGGTATGTGGGTTATACTGGGGTTCAGAGGTAGATCAGCTACATTTAATAACTTGATTTATCATTGACTCTCTTCATAAAAAGTAGTTATGTTTAAACTGCATAGTAAAAAGTTAAGAGTCACTGGTGTGAGGTGATGGTGGCAATCTCTACACATTAGAGGggcagttcaccctaaaatcaaaaatacacatactTCCTCTTATCTGTAGCTCTGTTtttcaatctagattgttttgatgtgagttgccaaTTGCTGGAGATATCAACCGTAgaaatgtctgctttctcttgaATATAGTAGAATCAGACGACACTCAGCATGTGGTGCTCAAAGGgccaaagaaaatacatttgagagactcaacatcagtgtctctttcccGAATTCATGACCTCGGTAatgagataatccacagaccttgttgtgagtagtttcacGCAGGAACTATTTACTTtatacacccgccaactgtgtCACAGTGCGGAAGGAAGCATTCCTAGCATCGTCGCACTCacaacgttacagctcagccaaggacaACACTATAAATGCTCACATTTCATGCTGTCACAAGCTGGAGTCTCTTGTCCATGAATAGATGCACATTTCCCTCTGCACGGTGCTAAGTTATCGGGTTTAATTtgatagaaaaaaaagtttctacatgaaactgctcctaacaaggtctgtggattgtcttgagtaactgggtcatgatttctggaaagagacatagctgtatttttggtgctttgagcaccacaagcagagtggcagccaggcagacatctctacggctgatatctccaacactcagcagctcacaccaaaacaatctagactgataaatagcaccacaggtgagaggaaaaacatatatttctaaatgtccctttaaatttaGCTAGATACTGCACTGGGGGAAAGTGAGAAAATatatgagtgtttgtgtgttttgattaagcTAACCATGTAATATTCTCTTAACTCTGATGTGGTGCAAGTTTCCTCTTCTGACGTCTGATGTTTACTTTCTGTATCTGCAGTTCTTTGTACTATGACGAGGACGGTGACCTTGCCCATGAATTCTATGAAGAGACGGTGGTGacaaaaaatggcagaaaaaagTCCAAGTTGAAGAGGATCCAGAAAAATCTGATTCCACAGGTGAGCTAGGGCCAAATTTTGCCAATGCTAATCACATTGAAGGATGTTTGAACGATTTGTtaatttgaatatatatatatatttatttttcagggtATTGTGAAGCTTGACCACCCCTGTATACATGTAGATTTTCCCGTCGTCCTCTGTGAGGTGTGAAAAGTTGCACAGGACTGATCTACTATGAAGTACAGCCACAGGTACTCTTCCCGGAGCAAAGTCTTGTCCCAGTGTCCATGCATTACAGTCAAGACTGGAGCTGTGGTctggagagaaaaaggaaaattaaagcTGTCATATTACACTGATTCATTGAATGAAATGTTATACATTTGAATTCAACTATGGTCAGAGGATGCGCTGTTCACACAAATCCATATTTTGATATTCACAAAAGTAGTGTTGGTACAGGTTGTGTGTCCACTACCCAGCTGATATGTAAGCAGTCGTAGAGAATACATCGAATGAAGCTGTATTTCTCTTGTGAGTTTTTTTGCAGGGAAAAACATCCTTGATGTGAAAAGGCTTTAACAGTTTATGCCTTCTGTGAGACGTAGAGTGAAACtgtatgtgtctttgtgtgtgtgtacatgtgtgcacttaggtttgtctgagtgagtgtcTGTGAGAGGGGGACTGAAGATGTAGTGACAGGGTAGAATAATGAAGGATTGTGAAATTTATTGTATATATGGTCATGTTCTGTATTGTCATGTCTGAGTCTGTCTCAGTTATCGGAGCTCAGACCTGCACTAGTGAACATAATGTACTGTAAATACTATCAGATTTCTTAGTTGGAAATACTTGAATAAATGGTTTACTGAGCTGAATATCCTGAGTCAAGAgattttgtatgttttactATGTTGGTTCTGGCCTCCTGTTACCACTGAGTTAACGTTTGTCTTCTTGGTCCCATACACATGTTACTTTGGATGTAAACTGATGAACAGGttcacatttaaaggaatatttccagcccagtcagcagaagaaaatgttggcattgtacattttcgCAAACCACAAATTTGTTGCtgttgtacatttcatatgtatcatatcagcgtGTCTACATTGACTACCTATATGGGCTGACTTTGTTATTGACAGgtgaagggatggtggatggcatgtcacctaCGCGAGACACCTGCTGGTTGTGTCTTAGTGACCCCCTGTGGTTTTATAAGCAGCTTTTTAAGAAGGTcacttgggtgtttttagtgacctgtcactgtttttctaaCGGCTTTTTAGTCcccaaatatgggtgtttttagcaactcATCACtatttttcagcagctttttagttaCTAAATGGAGGTGTTTTTatcaacctgtcactgtttttccagcggttTTTTAGTCACCAGACATACATGTTTTCTatcaacctgtcactgtttttccatcagctttttagTTACTAAACTGGGATGTTTTTATCAAcccatggctgtttttccagcaacaTTTTAGTTaccaaacataggtgtttttAAGCAACCTGTCATTGTTcatccagcagcttttaagttAATAAATGAGATTGTTTTTATCAACCTATCACTATTTTTCTAGCAGCTTTATAGTTACCAAACATGGGTGATTTTAAGCAACCGTTCACTGttcttccagcagcttttaagctACTGAATGGAAGTGTTTTTatcaacctgtcactgtttttccagcaacaTTTTAGTTATCAAACataggtgttttttagtgacccatcacGGTTAACCCAGCAGCTTTTAAGTTATTAAATGGAGGTGTTTTTATCAACCTGTCACTGttcttccagcagcttttaagttACTAAATGGGGATGTTTTTAtcaacccatcactgtttttccagcggctttaaGTTAccaaacctggatgtttttagcaacccgtcactgtttttccagcagcttttaagttaataaatgggggtgttttttaagcaacatgtcactgtttttccatcagt
This window encodes:
- the LOC126386712 gene encoding ras association domain-containing protein 1-like isoform X1, whose product is MSWGEFIELRDLRTDREQIELTHGTQTPCFPPRLERTNALRISPGKVPDLLSRVGIIRLLSSTQDPQPLEEKGEGHNFQPCSHAQPTWCDLCGDFIWGLYKQSLRCVNCRFTCHYRCRALIQLDCSWDRGSAADQTCVVEHTIETDTNVDEQIDWGKQELTTADIQQKVKEYNAQINSNLFMNVNKDGSYTGFIKVQFKLARPVSVPPPKKGGHDAAGRRASGVKRRTSFYLPKDASKHLHISSRTSAREVIEALLKKFTVVDNPGKFALFERSERHDQVYVRKVSDNEHPLRLRLCAGPNEKVLSFVLKENETGEVNWHAFSMPELKNFLRILQREEEEHVKQIVQRYALARTKMREALAGSTPG
- the LOC126386712 gene encoding ras association domain-containing protein 1-like isoform X2, producing MTNEASSSDKTPSFEMTWGSSTSSGYCSEEESDSEFEQYFTARTSFFPKTRKANVNANVKKDEQIDWGKQELTTADIQQKVKEYNAQINSNLFMNVNKDGSYTGFIKVQFKLARPVSVPPPKKGGHDAAGRRASGVKRRTSFYLPKDASKHLHISSRTSAREVIEALLKKFTVVDNPGKFALFERSERHDQVYVRKVSDNEHPLRLRLCAGPNEKVLSFVLKENETGEVNWHAFSMPELKNFLRILQREEEEHVKQIVQRYALARTKMREALAGSTPG
- the LOC126386712 gene encoding ras association domain-containing protein 1-like isoform X3; its protein translation is MNVNKDGSYTGFIKVQFKLARPVSVPPPKKGGHDAAGRRASGVKRRTSFYLPKDASKHLHISSRTSAREVIEALLKKFTVVDNPGKFALFERSERHDQVYVRKVSDNEHPLRLRLCAGPNEKVLSFVLKENETGEVNWHAFSMPELKNFLRILQREEEEHVKQIVQRYALARTKMREALAGSTPG
- the tusc2a gene encoding tumor suppressor 2, mitochondrial calcium regulator a, with amino-acid sequence MGGSGSKAKGVWPFSGSGAGGDTGSDGNEQSLARLKGSRNATPFVFTRRSSLYYDEDGDLAHEFYEETVVTKNGRKKSKLKRIQKNLIPQGIVKLDHPCIHVDFPVVLCEV